One region of Streptomyces sp. CG4 genomic DNA includes:
- a CDS encoding serine hydrolase domain-containing protein — translation MRVRTTLVGATALLVSAALAAPAAFAAGDDGHGHDATRKAVDAAVAAGVPGVTATVREAHGTWSATAGVGDLRTGKPRSTADRYRVASITKTFVATVLLQLEAEGRLSLDDTVDKWLPGVVEGHGHDGRHITVRRLLNHTSGIYNYLADADFQRAYFTADGFSKHRYDTVDARDLVAIAMRHKPDFAPGTSWTYSNTNYVLAGMVIEKVTGRPYAAEISRRVIRPLRLTATSVPGTKVTLPQPSSRAYSKFRDPSGPTYDVTTLNPSIASSAGEMISDSADLDRFYGALLGGKLLPPEQLKEMKTTVDTRIAPDVRYGLGLMDTRLTCGVHVWGHTGGIHGSSSEVATTPDGRHSVAVNFNGDWSGDTTSVLEGEFC, via the coding sequence ATGCGTGTACGCACGACTCTCGTGGGTGCAACGGCCCTGCTCGTCTCGGCGGCCCTGGCGGCGCCGGCGGCGTTCGCCGCAGGGGACGACGGGCACGGGCACGACGCCACCCGCAAGGCCGTCGACGCGGCCGTCGCGGCCGGGGTGCCCGGGGTGACCGCCACCGTGCGGGAAGCCCACGGCACCTGGTCCGCGACCGCCGGCGTGGGCGACCTGCGCACGGGCAAGCCGCGCTCGACGGCCGACCGCTACCGCGTCGCCAGCATCACCAAGACCTTCGTCGCCACCGTCCTGCTCCAGCTGGAGGCGGAGGGCCGGCTGTCCCTGGACGACACCGTGGACAAGTGGCTGCCCGGCGTCGTCGAGGGCCATGGTCACGACGGCCGTCACATCACCGTCCGCCGGCTGCTGAACCACACCAGCGGCATCTACAACTACCTCGCCGACGCCGACTTCCAGCGCGCGTACTTCACCGCGGACGGCTTCTCGAAGCACCGCTACGACACCGTCGACGCGCGCGACCTGGTGGCGATCGCGATGCGGCACAAGCCGGACTTCGCACCGGGCACGTCCTGGACCTACTCCAACACCAACTACGTACTCGCCGGAATGGTGATCGAGAAGGTGACCGGCCGCCCCTATGCCGCCGAGATCTCCCGCCGCGTCATCCGGCCGCTGCGTCTGACGGCGACCTCCGTGCCCGGCACGAAGGTCACCCTCCCGCAGCCGAGCAGCCGGGCCTACTCGAAATTCCGCGACCCGAGCGGCCCCACGTACGACGTGACCACGCTCAACCCGTCCATCGCCTCCTCCGCCGGCGAGATGATCTCGGACTCCGCCGACCTGGACCGCTTCTACGGCGCCCTGCTCGGCGGAAAACTCCTGCCGCCCGAGCAGCTCAAGGAAATGAAGACGACGGTCGACACGCGGATCGCACCCGATGTCCGCTACGGCCTCGGCCTCATGGACACCAGGCTGACCTGCGGCGTTCACGTCTGGGGCCACACCGGCGGCATCCATGGCTCCTCGTCCGAGGTGGCGACGACGCCGGACGGCCGGCACTCCGTGGCGGTCAACTTCAACGGCGACTGGAGCGGGGACACGACGTCCGTACTCGAAGGGGAATTCTGTTAG
- a CDS encoding glycosyltransferase codes for MLSVYEGFFSGGARIVHTDVVRGLAEGGQSHHVLSIHGEVLREATRQRMEDDHCYGELTAAGIGVTSLGRSAGLVDGAVAANVFSGPELAETARAMAAADVILSLKEQPLALLNQAGLPRRPVVVALHRSDPENQGPALDELKAAIADGTVAACVCCAESTRAAYEAAGIPAGLLHVIPNGVDLLRFRPDPAARLAVRASLGIADRAPVVVFAARYAPMKNVPLLLRAARAWLAREGGGHVVMCGAGMTPGNTGLRADLAAAFADAPDLADRVHLLGVRHDMPAVYAAADVVALTSVSGEAAPLCLIEGMMCGAVPVTTDVGDSAAMVAGLGFVTPPDPGAIALTWTAAIAGRADLAPDLEAARERFSRTRMIAAYAALLDRLHAEAVRAPSLPDPL; via the coding sequence GTGCTCTCGGTCTACGAGGGCTTCTTCTCCGGAGGAGCCCGGATCGTGCACACCGACGTCGTACGGGGACTGGCCGAGGGCGGCCAGTCCCACCACGTCCTCAGCATCCATGGCGAGGTCCTGCGCGAAGCCACCCGGCAGCGCATGGAGGACGACCACTGCTACGGGGAGCTGACCGCCGCCGGCATCGGCGTCACCTCGCTCGGCCGCAGCGCGGGCCTGGTGGACGGGGCGGTCGCGGCGAACGTTTTCAGCGGGCCCGAGCTGGCCGAAACCGCGCGGGCGATGGCCGCGGCGGATGTGATCCTCTCCCTGAAGGAGCAGCCGCTGGCCCTGCTGAACCAGGCCGGCCTGCCCCGCCGCCCGGTCGTGGTCGCCCTGCACCGCTCCGACCCGGAGAACCAGGGCCCCGCGCTGGACGAGCTGAAGGCCGCCATCGCCGACGGCACGGTGGCCGCGTGCGTGTGCTGCGCCGAGTCCACGCGGGCCGCCTACGAGGCCGCCGGCATCCCGGCCGGGCTGCTGCACGTCATCCCCAACGGCGTCGACCTGCTCCGGTTCCGCCCCGACCCGGCGGCGCGGCTCGCCGTGCGCGCCTCGCTCGGCATCGCGGACCGGGCGCCCGTGGTCGTCTTCGCGGCCCGCTACGCCCCGATGAAGAACGTCCCGCTGCTGCTGCGCGCGGCCCGCGCCTGGCTCGCCCGCGAGGGCGGCGGGCACGTGGTGATGTGCGGGGCCGGGATGACCCCGGGCAACACCGGGCTGCGCGCCGACCTCGCCGCCGCCTTCGCGGACGCGCCGGACCTCGCCGACCGGGTGCATCTGCTCGGCGTACGGCACGACATGCCGGCCGTGTACGCCGCCGCCGATGTCGTCGCCCTGACCTCCGTCTCCGGGGAAGCGGCGCCGTTGTGCCTGATCGAGGGCATGATGTGCGGCGCGGTCCCGGTGACGACCGACGTCGGCGACAGCGCGGCCATGGTCGCCGGGCTCGGCTTCGTCACCCCGCCGGACCCGGGCGCCATCGCCCTGACCTGGACGGCCGCGATCGCGGGCCGCGCGGATCTCGCCCCGGACCTGGAGGCCGCCCGCGAGCGCTTCAGCCGCACCCGGATGATCGCGGCCTACGCGGCGCTGCTCGACCGCCTCCACGCGGAGGCCGTCCGCGCGCCGTCGCTCCCGGACCCGCTGTAG
- a CDS encoding SGNH/GDSL hydrolase family protein has translation MRHSRSVACSSALLLAAACLLAAPATAQGAPATAGAGYVALGDSYSAGVGAGDYLPGRRSCKRSSRAYPVLWAAAHGATAFAFPACNGAGAKDVLTGQLGTLGPGTRLVTLTVGGSDAGFAAVMTSCDLGGTSRCLSAVAGARSTVDGSLVRDLDRLYSAVRDRAPAAHVVVLGYPHLYHLKGSCEVGLQDRARAAVNAGVDHLDAVIAGRATAHGFTYADVRADFAGHEICSRSPWMRGVDVLAPTESYHPTAPGQARGYLPALDRVS, from the coding sequence ATGCGACATTCCCGCTCAGTGGCGTGTTCGTCCGCTCTGCTGCTCGCCGCGGCCTGTCTCCTCGCCGCCCCCGCGACGGCCCAGGGCGCGCCTGCGACTGCGGGCGCGGGCTATGTGGCCCTCGGTGACTCCTACTCCGCCGGTGTCGGCGCCGGCGACTACCTTCCCGGCCGCAGGAGCTGCAAGCGCAGCAGCAGGGCGTACCCCGTGCTGTGGGCCGCGGCGCACGGGGCGACGGCCTTCGCCTTCCCCGCGTGCAACGGCGCCGGGGCGAAGGACGTCCTGACCGGCCAGCTCGGCACGCTCGGCCCGGGTACCCGGCTGGTCACCCTCACCGTCGGCGGCAGTGACGCGGGCTTCGCCGCCGTCATGACCAGCTGCGACCTGGGGGGCACCAGCCGGTGCCTGTCCGCCGTCGCCGGCGCCCGCTCGACCGTCGACGGGTCCCTCGTGCGCGACCTGGACCGGCTGTACTCGGCCGTCAGGGACCGGGCGCCCGCCGCCCATGTCGTGGTGCTCGGCTATCCGCACCTGTACCACCTCAAGGGCAGCTGCGAGGTCGGGCTGCAGGACCGGGCGCGCGCCGCCGTCAACGCCGGCGTGGATCATCTCGACGCCGTGATCGCCGGGCGCGCCACCGCCCACGGGTTCACCTACGCCGACGTCAGGGCCGACTTCGCCGGCCATGAGATCTGCTCCCGGAGCCCGTGGATGCGCGGCGTCGACGTGCTGGCCCCCACCGAGTCGTACCACCCGACGGCGCCGGGACAGGCGCGCGGCTACCTCCCGGCCCTCGACCGGGTCTCCTGA
- a CDS encoding GNAT family protein gives MHPRPTLRPVGEEDLPLLERFLTDPVAAGPFQWYGYPDPGRFRRRWAENGLLGEDGGQLIVTADSEPLGFVAWRKVVVSPSTHCWNIGAQLLPEARGRGIGSRAQLQLVRYLFAHTPVMRIEADTEAENIAEQRALEKAGFTREGVLRGIVFRDGKWRDGVAYSVLRDDPLPAHL, from the coding sequence ATGCATCCACGCCCAACGCTCCGCCCCGTCGGCGAGGAGGACCTCCCCCTGCTGGAGCGCTTCCTCACCGACCCGGTCGCGGCCGGCCCCTTCCAGTGGTACGGCTACCCGGACCCCGGCCGGTTCCGGCGGCGCTGGGCGGAGAACGGGCTGCTCGGCGAGGACGGCGGCCAGTTGATCGTCACGGCCGACAGCGAGCCGCTCGGCTTCGTGGCCTGGCGCAAGGTCGTCGTCTCGCCGTCGACCCACTGCTGGAACATCGGCGCCCAGTTGCTGCCCGAGGCCCGCGGGCGGGGCATCGGCAGCCGGGCCCAGCTGCAGCTGGTCCGCTACCTCTTCGCCCACACCCCCGTGATGCGGATCGAGGCCGACACCGAGGCCGAGAACATCGCCGAGCAACGGGCCCTGGAGAAGGCCGGCTTCACCCGCGAGGGCGTGCTGCGCGGCATCGTCTTCCGGGACGGGAAGTGGCGGGACGGGGTCGCCTACAGCGTGTTGCGCGATGATCCGCTGCCCGCGCACCTGTGA
- the pepN gene encoding aminopeptidase N produces the protein MPGENLSRDEARERAALLSVDGYDVSLDLRSAVTGDGDSRGGAPRTFRSVTTIRFRCNEPGATSFADLIAPSVTSVSLNGRDLDPGQVFDGARIALEDLAAENELVVDAQCAYSRTGEGLHRFVDPEDGEVYLYTQYEPADSRRVFANFEQPDLKAPYRFEVRAPEGWTVWSNGAGERADGVWRFAETKPISTYITCVVAGPYHYVTDSYTRTFEDGTKLEIPLGALCRKGLAPHFDADDVFLVTKQGLDFFHDHFDYPYPFGKYDQAFVPEYNLGAMENPGLVTFREEYIFRGKVTQASYEARANVILHEMAHMWFGDLVTMEWWDDLWLKESFADFMGTFGAVGATRFTDAWITFANRRKAWAYRADQLPSTHPITADIHDLEDAKLNFDGITYAKGASVLKQLVAYVGQDAFLEGARRYFKRHAYGNTRLGDLLSVLGETSGRDMSAWARAWLQTAGVNSLTPQVLLDPAGRVAELAVVQEAPESHPEERPHRVAVGLYRRTPDGALQRYARVETDVHEPRTVVADLVGAEAPELVLVNDDDLTYCKIRFDATSLATLQEHLGALTDPLARALCWSALWNMTRDALLPARDFVGLVLRFAGRESDIGVLQMLHAWANSALVYYAAPEWRETGGELLAEGALRELRTAEPGSEHQLAWARFFATVAAAEPDLKLLTDLLDGTTAIDGLDVDQELRWAFLEPLAAHGAADESVLAAELARDDTASGKRHQVRCLAARPSAAVKAQAWAQVVESDALSNALVEATISGFDQPSQRELAAPYAEKYFAVIERVWRERSIQIGMDVVRGLFPALQDRPETLAATDAWLAAHPDAAPALRRLVLEARDDLARALRAQACDLAAIAG, from the coding sequence GTGCCCGGTGAGAATCTGTCCCGCGACGAGGCCCGGGAGCGGGCCGCCCTGCTGTCCGTCGACGGGTACGACGTGTCCCTGGACCTCAGGTCCGCCGTCACCGGCGACGGGGACTCCAGGGGCGGGGCGCCGCGCACGTTCCGCTCGGTGACCACGATCCGCTTCCGCTGCAACGAGCCGGGGGCCACGAGTTTCGCCGATCTGATCGCCCCGAGCGTGACCTCCGTCTCGCTCAACGGCCGGGACCTGGACCCGGGCCAGGTCTTCGACGGCGCGCGGATCGCGCTGGAGGACCTGGCCGCGGAGAACGAGCTGGTCGTGGACGCGCAGTGCGCCTACTCGCGCACCGGCGAGGGCCTGCACCGCTTCGTCGACCCCGAGGACGGCGAGGTCTATCTCTACACGCAGTACGAGCCGGCCGACTCCCGCCGCGTCTTCGCGAACTTCGAGCAGCCGGACCTGAAGGCGCCCTACCGCTTCGAGGTGCGGGCGCCCGAGGGCTGGACGGTGTGGAGCAACGGCGCGGGCGAACGGGCCGACGGTGTCTGGAGGTTCGCGGAGACCAAGCCGATCTCGACGTACATCACGTGCGTGGTCGCGGGCCCGTATCACTACGTGACCGACTCCTACACGCGCACCTTCGAGGACGGGACCAAGCTGGAGATCCCGCTCGGCGCGCTGTGCCGCAAGGGGCTCGCCCCGCACTTCGACGCCGACGACGTCTTCCTGGTCACCAAGCAGGGCCTGGACTTCTTCCACGACCACTTCGACTACCCGTACCCGTTCGGGAAGTACGACCAGGCGTTCGTGCCGGAGTACAACCTCGGTGCGATGGAGAACCCGGGCCTGGTGACCTTCCGCGAGGAGTACATCTTCCGCGGCAAGGTGACGCAGGCGTCGTACGAGGCGCGGGCCAACGTCATCCTGCACGAGATGGCGCACATGTGGTTCGGCGACCTGGTCACCATGGAGTGGTGGGACGACCTGTGGCTGAAGGAGTCCTTCGCGGACTTCATGGGCACGTTCGGGGCCGTCGGCGCGACCCGCTTCACCGACGCCTGGATCACCTTCGCCAACCGCCGCAAGGCGTGGGCGTACCGCGCGGACCAGCTGCCCTCCACGCACCCGATCACGGCGGACATCCACGACCTGGAGGACGCCAAGCTGAACTTCGACGGCATCACGTACGCCAAGGGCGCCTCGGTGCTCAAGCAGCTGGTGGCGTACGTCGGCCAGGACGCGTTCCTGGAGGGTGCCCGCCGCTACTTCAAGCGGCACGCGTACGGCAACACGCGCCTCGGCGATCTGCTGTCGGTGCTGGGCGAGACCAGCGGCCGTGACATGTCCGCGTGGGCGCGCGCGTGGCTGCAGACGGCCGGGGTCAACTCGCTGACGCCGCAGGTGCTGCTGGACCCGGCGGGCCGGGTGGCCGAACTGGCGGTGGTGCAGGAGGCTCCGGAGTCGCACCCCGAGGAGCGCCCGCACCGGGTCGCGGTGGGCCTGTACCGCCGTACGCCCGACGGTGCGCTTCAGCGGTACGCGCGCGTGGAGACGGACGTGCACGAGCCGCGCACGGTCGTCGCGGACCTCGTGGGCGCCGAGGCCCCGGAGCTGGTGCTGGTCAACGACGACGACCTGACGTACTGCAAGATCCGCTTCGACGCCACCTCGCTGGCCACGCTCCAGGAGCACCTGGGCGCGCTGACCGACCCGCTGGCCCGTGCCCTGTGCTGGTCGGCGCTGTGGAACATGACCCGGGACGCGCTGCTGCCGGCGCGGGACTTCGTCGGTCTGGTGCTGCGGTTCGCGGGCCGGGAGTCCGACATCGGTGTGCTGCAGATGCTGCACGCGTGGGCGAACTCGGCGCTGGTGTACTACGCGGCGCCCGAGTGGCGGGAGACCGGCGGTGAGCTGCTGGCGGAGGGTGCGCTGCGGGAGCTGCGGACGGCCGAGCCGGGCAGCGAGCACCAGCTGGCCTGGGCGCGGTTCTTCGCGACCGTGGCCGCCGCCGAGCCGGACCTGAAGCTGCTGACGGACCTGCTGGACGGCACCACGGCGATCGACGGCCTGGACGTGGACCAGGAGCTGCGCTGGGCGTTCCTGGAGCCGCTGGCGGCGCACGGCGCGGCCGACGAGTCCGTGCTGGCGGCGGAGCTGGCCCGGGACGACACGGCGTCCGGCAAGCGGCACCAGGTCCGCTGCCTCGCGGCCCGCCCGTCGGCGGCGGTCAAGGCGCAGGCGTGGGCGCAGGTGGTGGAGTCCGACGCGCTGTCGAACGCGCTGGTGGAGGCGACGATCTCGGGCTTCGACCAGCCCTCGCAGCGGGAGCTGGCCGCGCCGTACGCGGAGAAGTACTTCGCGGTGATCGAGCGGGTGTGGCGGGAGCGGTCGATCCAGATCGGCATGGACGTCGTACGGGGCCTGTTCCCGGCGCTGCAGGACCGCCCGGAGACGCTTGCGGCGACGGACGCGTGGCTGGCGGCGCACCCGGACGCGGCGCCGGCGCTGCGCCGGCTGGTGCTGGAGGCGCGGGACGATCTGGCGCGGGCGCTGCGCGCACAGGCGTGCGACCTGGCGGCGATCGCCGGCTGA
- a CDS encoding DsbA family protein, producing the protein MSEKTPVDFWFDPVCPWAWMTSRWVLEVEKVRDIEVRWHVMSLSVLNENRLDELPEEYAENMRPGGKTWWPVRVVIAAQQLHGDDVVGRLYTALGTRFHNEGLGVNRDSIAAALADAGLPADLIEYGEKDTYDTELRASHKEGIDKVGQDVGTPVIALPGPDGEQIAFFGPVVTPAPKGEAAARLWDGAVAVASVPGFYELKRTRTKGPDFSNL; encoded by the coding sequence ATGTCGGAGAAGACCCCCGTCGACTTCTGGTTCGACCCGGTGTGCCCCTGGGCCTGGATGACCTCCCGCTGGGTCCTGGAGGTGGAGAAGGTCCGCGACATCGAGGTCCGCTGGCATGTGATGAGCCTGTCGGTGCTCAACGAGAACCGGCTGGACGAGCTGCCGGAGGAGTACGCCGAGAACATGCGGCCCGGCGGCAAGACCTGGTGGCCGGTCCGGGTGGTGATCGCGGCCCAGCAGCTGCACGGCGACGACGTGGTCGGCCGGCTCTACACCGCGCTCGGCACCCGCTTCCACAACGAGGGCCTCGGGGTGAACCGCGACAGCATCGCCGCCGCCCTCGCCGACGCCGGCCTGCCCGCCGACCTGATCGAGTACGGCGAGAAGGACACCTACGACACCGAGCTGCGCGCTTCCCACAAGGAGGGCATCGACAAGGTCGGCCAGGACGTCGGCACCCCGGTCATCGCGCTGCCCGGTCCCGACGGGGAGCAGATCGCCTTCTTCGGCCCGGTCGTCACCCCCGCCCCCAAGGGCGAGGCGGCGGCCCGCCTGTGGGACGGCGCGGTCGCGGTCGCCTCGGTCCCGGGCTTCTACGAACTCAAGCGCACCCGCACCAAGGGCCCGGACTTCAGCAACCTGTAG
- a CDS encoding DUF3887 domain-containing protein: MSDNGIARGGRRRLARAVGTVVLAASALLPAQVSALAASQDDTIALQTLDDIVKGDYTAATAHFDATVRRQLPPDALEKAWRNYEAQFGAYRSHQNPKDVAVGRFTVVSVPLRMERGPGEFRVSLDKTGAVAGLFFLKPGAPLT, encoded by the coding sequence ATGTCCGACAACGGCATCGCGCGCGGCGGCAGGCGGCGCCTCGCCCGGGCGGTGGGCACGGTCGTGCTGGCCGCGTCCGCGCTCCTGCCGGCCCAGGTTTCCGCACTGGCCGCGTCTCAGGACGACACGATCGCACTGCAGACACTCGACGACATCGTGAAGGGCGACTACACCGCCGCCACCGCCCACTTCGACGCGACGGTGCGCAGACAGCTGCCCCCGGACGCGCTCGAGAAGGCGTGGCGGAACTACGAGGCTCAGTTCGGCGCCTATCGGTCGCACCAGAATCCCAAGGATGTCGCGGTCGGCCGGTTCACCGTGGTCAGCGTGCCCCTGCGGATGGAGCGCGGCCCCGGCGAGTTCCGCGTGAGCCTCGACAAGACCGGGGCCGTCGCCGGCCTGTTCTTCCTCAAGCCGGGCGCGCCGCTCACCTAG
- a CDS encoding superoxide dismutase: MPVYTLPDLPYDYSALAPVISPEIIELHHDKHHAAYVKGANDTLEQLAEARDKESWGSINGLEKNLAFHLSGHILHSVYWQNMTGPKDGGGEPLAADGVGELAEAIKESFGSFAAFKAQLSKAAATTQGSGWGVLAYEPLSGRLIVEQVYDHQGNVGQGATPVLVFDAWEHAFYLQYRNQKVDFIEAMWQVVNWQDVARRYAAAKSRADVLLLAP, from the coding sequence ATGCCCGTCTACACGTTGCCCGACCTGCCCTACGACTACTCGGCGCTGGCCCCCGTGATCAGCCCGGAGATCATCGAGCTGCACCATGACAAGCACCACGCGGCCTATGTGAAGGGCGCCAACGACACGCTGGAGCAGCTGGCGGAGGCGCGGGACAAGGAGAGCTGGGGCTCGATCAACGGGCTGGAGAAGAACCTGGCCTTCCATCTCTCCGGGCACATCCTGCACAGCGTCTACTGGCAGAACATGACCGGCCCGAAGGACGGCGGCGGAGAGCCGCTCGCCGCCGACGGGGTGGGCGAGCTGGCCGAGGCGATCAAGGAGTCCTTCGGTTCCTTCGCCGCCTTCAAGGCCCAGCTGTCCAAGGCCGCGGCCACCACCCAGGGTTCGGGCTGGGGCGTGCTGGCGTACGAGCCGCTGAGCGGCCGTCTGATCGTGGAACAGGTCTACGACCACCAGGGCAACGTCGGCCAGGGCGCCACCCCGGTCCTGGTCTTCGACGCCTGGGAGCACGCCTTCTATCTGCAGTACCGCAACCAGAAGGTGGACTTCATCGAGGCCATGTGGCAGGTCGTCAACTGGCAGGACGTGGCCCGCCGTTACGCGGCCGCCAAGTCTCGCGCCGACGTACTGCTGCTGGCTCCCTGA
- a CDS encoding amino acid permease: protein MPTSSTPTETPPQQQDGRSLSHGLKQRHLSMIALGGVIGAGLFVGSGAGIAAAGPSIVIAYTLSGLLVMLVMRMLGEMSAAYPSSGSFSAHAERAIGPWAGFAAGWSFWILLCTAVGLEGIGAAHIVSGWVPGTPEWLWVALFMVVFCGTNLAAVKNFGEFEFWFAALKVGAISLFLILGVLAIAGVLPGTDAPGTANLSHFLPHGGNGLIVGLLASVFAYGGLETVTIAAAESENPVKGVASAVRTAMWRIALFYIGSMAVVVTLVPWNSQDVVTKGPYVATLDHLGIPGAGRLMNVVVLVALLSAMNANIYGSSRIAFSLVERGQGPRALARLSGGVPRIAVLTSCVLGFVCVLLSYWRPDDVFKWLLNMIGAVILVVWIFIAVSQLRLRRRIEREAPKKLVVRMWAFPFLTWVALAGMVAIFVLMAREPDTRVQLYSTGGMTLTLAAVGYFWQRARAKR from the coding sequence ATGCCCACCAGCAGTACGCCGACCGAGACGCCGCCACAGCAACAGGACGGCCGCTCCCTCTCCCACGGCCTCAAGCAGCGCCATCTGTCGATGATCGCCCTCGGCGGGGTGATCGGCGCGGGTCTCTTCGTCGGCTCCGGCGCGGGCATCGCCGCCGCCGGCCCCTCCATCGTGATCGCCTACACGCTCTCCGGCCTGCTGGTGATGCTGGTGATGCGGATGCTGGGCGAGATGTCCGCCGCCTACCCCTCCTCGGGTTCGTTCTCGGCGCACGCCGAGCGGGCGATCGGGCCCTGGGCGGGCTTCGCGGCCGGCTGGTCCTTCTGGATCCTGCTGTGCACGGCCGTCGGCCTGGAGGGCATCGGCGCCGCGCACATCGTCTCCGGCTGGGTGCCCGGCACCCCCGAGTGGCTCTGGGTCGCGCTGTTCATGGTCGTGTTCTGCGGGACGAACCTGGCCGCCGTGAAGAACTTCGGCGAGTTCGAGTTCTGGTTCGCGGCGCTGAAGGTGGGCGCGATCTCCCTGTTCCTGATCCTCGGCGTGCTGGCCATCGCGGGCGTGCTGCCCGGCACGGACGCCCCCGGCACCGCGAACCTGAGCCACTTCCTTCCGCACGGCGGCAACGGCCTGATCGTCGGCCTGCTCGCTTCCGTCTTCGCCTACGGCGGTCTGGAGACCGTCACCATCGCGGCGGCCGAGTCGGAGAACCCGGTCAAGGGCGTGGCGTCCGCCGTCCGTACGGCGATGTGGCGGATCGCCCTGTTCTACATCGGCTCCATGGCGGTCGTCGTCACCCTGGTCCCGTGGAACTCCCAGGACGTCGTGACGAAGGGTCCGTACGTCGCCACGCTCGACCACCTCGGCATCCCGGGCGCGGGCCGGCTGATGAACGTGGTCGTCCTGGTCGCCCTGCTCTCCGCGATGAACGCCAACATCTACGGCTCCTCGCGCATCGCCTTCTCGCTGGTCGAGCGCGGCCAGGGCCCCAGGGCCCTGGCCCGGCTCTCCGGCGGCGTGCCGCGCATCGCCGTACTCACCTCCTGCGTGCTGGGCTTCGTCTGCGTACTGCTCAGCTACTGGCGGCCGGACGACGTCTTCAAGTGGCTGCTGAACATGATCGGCGCGGTCATCCTGGTCGTCTGGATCTTCATCGCGGTCTCCCAGCTCCGGCTCCGCCGCCGTATCGAACGCGAGGCCCCCAAGAAGCTGGTCGTCCGCATGTGGGCGTTCCCCTTCCTCACCTGGGTCGCCCTGGCAGGCATGGTCGCGATCTTCGTCCTGATGGCCCGCGAACCGGACACCCGCGTCCAGCTGTACTCGACGGGCGGGATGACGCTGACCCTGGCGGCCGTCGGTTACTTCTGGCAGCGGGCCCGCGCCAAGCGCTGA
- a CDS encoding TauD/TfdA family dioxygenase, with translation MSLEITKVTARIGARVSGVDITEPLAPEQVTALREALNVHKALVFDAGGLDDAGQQAFARHFGDLTTAHPTVGAVDGAPNVLPVDSERGRANHWHTDVTFVLNPPQASTLRSITVPPYGGETLIANAAAAYRDLPEPLRRFADTLWAEHTNDYDYAVPDEEIDAEQAAQRAQFTSITYRTAHPVVRVHPLTGERGLFIGGFAQRVIGLSTGESRKILDLLQAYVTRPENILRHRWAENELVLFDNRITQHYAIDNYDGRPRRLHRVTVAGDVPVGIEGKESYSIEGDASHYTPVLAAA, from the coding sequence ATGTCCCTCGAGATCACCAAGGTCACCGCACGCATCGGCGCCCGCGTCTCCGGTGTCGACATCACCGAGCCGCTCGCCCCGGAGCAGGTCACCGCGCTCCGCGAGGCCCTGAACGTCCACAAGGCCCTCGTCTTCGACGCCGGCGGGCTGGACGACGCCGGTCAGCAGGCCTTCGCCCGCCACTTCGGCGACCTGACCACCGCCCACCCGACGGTCGGCGCGGTCGACGGCGCCCCGAACGTACTGCCCGTCGACAGCGAGCGGGGCCGCGCCAACCACTGGCACACCGACGTCACCTTCGTCCTCAACCCGCCCCAGGCCAGCACCCTGCGCTCGATCACCGTCCCGCCGTACGGCGGCGAGACCCTGATCGCCAACGCGGCGGCCGCCTACCGCGACCTGCCCGAGCCGCTGCGCCGCTTCGCCGACACCCTGTGGGCCGAGCACACCAACGACTACGACTACGCGGTGCCGGACGAGGAGATCGACGCGGAACAGGCCGCCCAGCGCGCCCAGTTCACATCCATCACCTACCGCACGGCCCACCCGGTGGTCCGCGTCCACCCCCTGACCGGCGAGCGCGGCCTGTTCATCGGCGGGTTCGCCCAACGCGTCATCGGCCTGTCGACGGGCGAGTCCCGCAAGATCCTCGACCTGCTCCAGGCGTACGTCACCCGTCCGGAGAACATCCTGCGCCACCGCTGGGCGGAGAACGAGCTGGTGCTCTTCGACAACCGGATCACCCAGCACTACGCCATCGACAACTACGACGGACGGCCGCGCCGGCTGCACCGGGTGACCGTCGCCGGTGACGTCCCGGTCGGCATCGAGGGCAAGGAGAGCTACTCGATCGAGGGCGACGCCTCGCATTACACACCGGTGCTCGCGGCCGCGTAA